A window of Cryptomeria japonica chromosome 3, Sugi_1.0, whole genome shotgun sequence contains these coding sequences:
- the LOC131027937 gene encoding calmodulin-like protein 7, translated as MANLDEIKRVFEIIDENMDGVVSVVEISGFVNGIGITISEKDLTCLFSSICIAEENCSSVRFEEFAHLHQSVFTNEDTESKDLMEAFRVFDRNEDGYISSTELQQVLSSMGLIAQGQHCEGMICKFDSDCNGLLDFTEFKNMMASKF; from the coding sequence ATGGCCAATCTCGATGAGATTAAAAGAGTGTTtgaaattatagatgaaaataTGGATGGAGTCGTGAGTGTGGTTGAAATCAGCGGCTTCGTCAACGGAATTGGAATAACAATTTCGGAAAAAGATCTCACATGTTTATTCAGTTCTATCTGCATAGCTGAAGAGAATTGTAGCTCGGTTCGATTTGAAGAATTTGCGCATCTACATCAATCCGTCTTCACTAATGAAGACACCGAATCAAAGGACCTGATGGAAGCTTTCAGAGTTTTTGATCGGAATGAAGATGGATACATCTCTTCCACTGAGCTGCAACAAGTCCTCTCCTCGATGGGATTGATCGCGCAGGGCCAACACTGCGAGGGTATGATTTGCAAATTTGACTCAGATTGCAACGGACTGCTAGATTTCACGGAATTCAAGAATATGATGGCTTCTAAATTCTAG